A DNA window from Buttiauxella agrestis contains the following coding sequences:
- a CDS encoding PTS fructose-like transporter subunit IIB, which translates to MTKIIAVTACPSGVAHTYMAAEALEGAAKAKGWEVKVETQGSIGLENELTAEDIASADMVILTKDIGIKMEERFSGKTIVRVNISDAVKRADAIMSKIEAHLAQTA; encoded by the coding sequence ATGACGAAGATTATTGCTGTTACTGCTTGCCCATCAGGTGTTGCTCATACTTACATGGCTGCTGAAGCACTTGAAGGTGCCGCCAAGGCAAAAGGTTGGGAAGTGAAAGTGGAAACTCAAGGCTCAATCGGTCTTGAAAATGAACTCACCGCTGAGGATATCGCCAGTGCGGATATGGTGATTCTGACCAAGGATATCGGCATCAAAATGGAAGAGCGCTTTTCCGGTAAAACGATTGTGCGCGTCAATATCAGTGATGCAGTGAAACGTGCCGACGCCATCATGAGCAAGATTGAAGCCCATCTGGCACAAACCGCCTGA
- a CDS encoding PTS fructose transporter subunit EIIC, whose protein sequence is MKELVQILKNTRQHLMTGVSHMIPFVVAGGILLAVSVMLYGKGAVPDALSDPNLKKLFDIGVAGLTLMVPFLAAYIGYSIAERSALAPCAIGAWVGNSFGAGFFGAIIAGIIGGIVVFYIKKIPVPKILRSVMPIFVIPIVGTFITAGIMMWGLGEPVGALTGNLTHWLQGMQQGSIVVLAVIMGLMLAFDMGGPVNKVAYAFMLICVAQGVYSVVAIAAVGIAVPPLGLGLATLMNRKNFSSEEREAGKAALVMGCVGVTEGAIPFAAADPLRVIPSIMLGSACGATTAALMGAQCYAGWGGLIVLPVVEGKFGFVLALLVGAIVTAVCVNLLKTYARKKQTDTSAKAEDDLDLDFEIN, encoded by the coding sequence ATGAAAGAGTTGGTCCAGATCCTCAAAAACACGCGACAGCATTTAATGACCGGTGTGTCGCATATGATTCCCTTCGTGGTGGCAGGCGGCATTTTGCTGGCTGTTTCCGTCATGCTGTATGGCAAAGGTGCTGTACCGGATGCTCTGAGCGACCCCAATCTGAAAAAACTGTTTGATATAGGCGTTGCAGGTTTAACGCTAATGGTTCCGTTCCTCGCGGCCTACATCGGCTATTCAATTGCAGAGCGTTCTGCGCTCGCCCCTTGTGCAATAGGTGCCTGGGTGGGGAACAGTTTTGGGGCCGGGTTCTTTGGCGCAATCATCGCCGGGATCATCGGTGGCATTGTTGTCTTCTATATCAAGAAAATCCCGGTGCCAAAAATACTGCGCTCGGTGATGCCCATTTTTGTCATTCCTATTGTCGGCACCTTTATTACTGCGGGCATCATGATGTGGGGTTTAGGAGAACCTGTCGGTGCGCTGACCGGTAATCTGACTCATTGGCTGCAAGGAATGCAGCAAGGCAGCATTGTGGTTCTGGCGGTGATCATGGGGCTGATGCTGGCCTTTGATATGGGTGGTCCGGTTAACAAAGTGGCTTACGCCTTTATGCTGATTTGCGTCGCACAAGGCGTGTATAGCGTGGTGGCTATTGCTGCTGTGGGAATCGCTGTTCCGCCATTAGGGCTAGGCCTCGCAACGCTGATGAACCGCAAGAACTTTAGTAGTGAAGAGCGTGAGGCAGGCAAGGCGGCTTTGGTCATGGGGTGTGTGGGTGTGACTGAAGGAGCGATTCCGTTTGCGGCTGCCGATCCATTACGTGTTATCCCTTCCATTATGCTCGGGTCTGCATGTGGGGCAACCACTGCCGCACTCATGGGAGCGCAATGTTATGCAGGCTGGGGCGGATTAATTGTGCTGCCGGTTGTTGAAGGTAAGTTTGGTTTTGTTCTTGCGTTGTTGGTGGGGGCCATCGTCACCGCAGTCTGCGTGAATCTTTTGAAAACTTATGCCCGTAAAAAGCAGACTGATACGTCCGCGAAGGCTGAAGACGATCTGGACCTGGATTTCGAAATTAACTGA